A region of Neovison vison isolate M4711 chromosome 7, ASM_NN_V1, whole genome shotgun sequence DNA encodes the following proteins:
- the TIGD3 gene encoding tigger transposable element-derived protein 3, whose product MELSSKKKLHALSLAEKIQVLELLDESKMSQSEVARRFQVSQPQISRICKNKEKLLADWCSGSANRERKRKRESKYSGIDEALLCWYHIARAKAWDVTGPMLLHKAKELADIMGQDFVPSIGWLVRWKRRNNVGLGGRHVLAPSFPPEPPPPSPTSRAQPPLSLKDFSPEDVFGCAEVPLLYRAVPGSGGPCERVRVLLCANSRGTEKRRLLVSGLQASPRCFFGVSSEALPASYHPDLGIPWSEWLAQFDRDMGRQGRQVTLLLAARVLEELASLPGLCHVRLLPLAATTAAPSTPALPSSVVRAFKTHYRHRLLGKLAAMQSRRAGVSLAEAGAGLTVLDALHLAAAAWAKVPPQLIVRGFIQEGLAPCQLPPAPNEASELPLVPSGLSLQEFARFVDLEGEEPSSGACKEETGAEAEEGVGEDGFQPLPTKADALRALGTLRRWLECNSPSPALFEKFYACEEEVEQLCCL is encoded by the coding sequence ATGGAGCTGAGCAGCAAGAAGAAGCTTCACGCCCTGTCCCTGGCTGAGAAGATCCAGGTGCTGGAACTCCTGGATGAGTCCAAGATGTCCCAGTCAGAGGTGGCCCGGCGCTTCCAGGTCTCCCAGCCCCAGATCTCGCGCATCTGCAAGAACAAGGAGAAGCTGCTGGCGGACTGGTGCAGCGGCTCGGCCAACCGGGAGCGCAAGCGCAAGCGGGAGTCCAAGTACAGCGGCATCGACGAGGCTCTGCTCTGCTGGTACCACATCGCCCGGGCGAAGGCCTGGGACGTCACGGGGCCCATGCTGCTCCACAAAGCCAAGGAACTGGCTGACATCATGGGCCAGGATTTTGTGCCCAGCATCGGCTGGCTGGTCCGCTGGAAGCGCCGGAACAACGTAGGCCTCGGGGGCCGCCACGTACTTGCGCCCTCCTTCCccccagagccccctcccccaagccccacGTCCCGGGCCCAGCCTCCTCTTTCCCTTAAAGACTTCTCCCCAGAGGACGTTTTCGGCTGTGCCGAAGTGCCTCTGCTGTACCGGGCCGTGCCCGGCAGCGGGGGGCCCTGTGAGCGCGTGCGGGTGCTGCTGTGCGCCAACAGCAGGGGCACGGAGAAGCGGCGGCTGCTGGTCAGCGGGCTCCAGGCCTCGCCCAGGTGCTTCTTTGGCGTCAGCAGTGAGGCCCTGCCTGCCTCCTACCACCCTGACCTGGGCATCCCCTGGTCCGAGTGGCTGGCCCAGTTCGACAGGGACATGGGCCGGCAGGGGCGACAGGTCACCCTGCTGCTGGCGGCCCGGGTGCTGGAGGAGCTGGCCAGCCTGCCCGGACTCTGCCACGTGAGGCTCCTGCCCCTGGCCGCTACCACGGCCGCCCCCAGCACGCCAGCCCTGCCCAGCTCCGTGGTCCGAGCCTTCAAGACACATTACCGGCACCGGCTGCTGGGCAAGCTGGCCGCCATGCAGAGCAGGAGGGCCGGCGTCTCGCTGGCAGAGGCCGGGGCGGGCCTCACAGTGCTGGACGCGCTGCACCTGGCAGCGGCGGCCTGGGCCAAGGTGCCCCCGCAGCTCATCGTCAGAGGCTTCATCCAGGAAGGCCTGGCTCCCTGCCAGCTGCCGCCAGCCCCCAACGAAGCCTCCGAGCTGCCTCTGGTCCCCAGCGGGCTGAGTCTCCAGGAGTTTGCCCGCTTTGTGGACCTGGAGGGCGAGGAGCCCTCATCTGGAGCGTGCAAAGAGGAGACGGGCGCCGAGGcggaggagggggttggggaggacgGCTTCCAGCCCCTGCCCACCAAAGCTGATGCTCTCCGGGCTCTGGGCACGCTCCGGAGGTGGCTGGAGTGCAACAGCCCCTCCCCTGCGCTCTTTGAAAAATTCTACGCCTGCGAGGAGGAGGTAGAGCAGCTCTGCTGCCTGTGA